In Saccharothrix syringae, the following are encoded in one genomic region:
- a CDS encoding serine/threonine-protein kinase: MSERDEVIAGRYRLVDQVGRGATGVVWRARDERLGRVVAIKFLGAGSPADAVERIVREGRVAARLRHPHAVTVHDVIEHGGKPCLVMEYLPSRTLAELVDERGPLPEELVAGVGWQVASALAAAHAVGVVHRDVTTFNVLLGEDGTAKIADFGIARAIGEGTVTDPRVVVGTPAFLAPEVAAGEQAVFASDVYSLGATLYAALEGHPPFGTIDDNPYALLRRVSEGQVAPLRFPGPLGEVLLRVLRRDPGERPTMAEVHALLGAVVSGRHPVEDVPADDAPTGDAPPVDQAPPVDDLGPPGTTLPIPAPSSAPSSAPSRRSRRRIALLAGAAVLVAGGIAIGASLRGDAPSNDALPAPTTTTTTPPVPDCTARFEIVNSWPGGYQVRVVVRNAGRRALTEWTVTWLQPAGHAISRLWDGNLRADAGSVRVTSADYNATLPVDGSTSFGFTANGPATPQPDMTCTSDG, translated from the coding sequence GTGTCGGAACGGGACGAGGTCATCGCCGGGCGGTACCGGCTCGTGGACCAGGTCGGACGCGGTGCCACCGGGGTCGTCTGGCGGGCGCGCGACGAGCGGTTGGGCCGGGTCGTGGCGATCAAGTTCCTCGGCGCGGGGAGCCCGGCGGACGCGGTGGAGCGGATCGTGCGGGAGGGCCGCGTCGCGGCCCGGCTGCGGCACCCGCACGCGGTGACCGTGCACGACGTCATCGAGCACGGCGGCAAGCCGTGCCTGGTGATGGAGTACCTGCCGTCGCGGACGCTGGCCGAGCTGGTCGACGAGCGCGGGCCGCTGCCGGAGGAGCTGGTGGCCGGGGTCGGCTGGCAGGTGGCCTCGGCGCTGGCGGCGGCGCACGCGGTGGGCGTCGTGCACCGGGACGTCACCACGTTCAACGTGCTGCTGGGCGAGGACGGCACCGCCAAGATCGCCGACTTCGGCATCGCCCGCGCGATCGGCGAGGGCACGGTGACCGACCCCCGGGTCGTGGTCGGCACGCCCGCGTTCCTCGCGCCGGAGGTGGCGGCGGGGGAGCAGGCCGTGTTCGCGTCCGACGTGTACTCGCTCGGCGCGACCCTGTACGCGGCGCTCGAAGGCCACCCGCCGTTCGGGACGATCGACGACAACCCGTACGCGCTGCTGCGGCGCGTGTCGGAGGGGCAGGTGGCGCCGCTGCGGTTCCCCGGGCCGCTGGGCGAGGTGCTGCTGCGCGTGCTGCGGCGCGACCCGGGGGAGCGGCCGACCATGGCCGAGGTGCACGCCCTGCTGGGCGCGGTCGTGTCGGGGCGGCACCCGGTCGAGGACGTGCCGGCCGACGACGCGCCGACCGGTGACGCGCCGCCGGTCGACCAGGCGCCGCCGGTCGACGACCTCGGACCACCCGGCACCACGCTGCCGATCCCCGCGCCGTCTTCGGCGCCGTCTTCCGCGCCGTCCCGCAGGTCGAGGCGGCGGATCGCGCTGCTGGCCGGTGCCGCGGTCCTGGTCGCCGGCGGCATCGCGATCGGCGCGTCCCTGCGGGGCGACGCGCCGTCGAACGACGCGCTGCCCGCCCCGACCACGACCACCACCACCCCACCCGTCCCGGACTGCACCGCCCGGTTCGAGATCGTGAACTCCTGGCCGGGCGGCTACCAGGTCCGGGTCGTCGTGCGCAACGCGGGTCGACGCGCGCTCACCGAGTGGACCGTGACCTGGCTCCAGCCGGCCGGCCACGCGATCAGCAGGCTCTGGGACGGCAACCTCCGCGCGGACGCGGGCTCCGTCCGGGTCACCAGCGCCGACTACAACGCCACCCTCCCCGTGGACGGCTCCACCTCCTTCGGCTTCACCGCCAACGGCCCCGCGACCCCGCAGCCGGACATGACCTGCACGTCCGACGGCTGA
- a CDS encoding cellulose binding domain-containing protein, producing the protein MLPRASSPPRGRRGSLPALVIAATAAVTAVATLGTLPAQAAPGCRVTYQVGSQWQGGFSATVNLTNLGDPVTSWRLTWSFAAGQRVTQLWNGTATQSGAQVSVDNAGWNGNLGTGASAGLGFTGSWNNSANPLPTDFALNGHRCNGPVTTTTTTTTTTTSTPDPLTRVHTAGRVKATTGALQYTWPGVYFEGRFRGTGVGIALDDAENDYDVQVDGATVATLVTPGRTTHWVNGLTNAEHTVRLVKRTESPWAPGRFGGFTAAPGGELLAKPAARTRQVEFIGDSLTAGYGNTSTTRDCSANGGVNRNTNADLSFGALAARGLGADYQLNAHSGRGMVRNYNGGDPGTDYRTYYDRGLQNVAGDVWQNPGTWRPQLIVIGLGANDFSTAINPGEPWTPDSLVAAYKTAYLGFIDKLRARYGPDATIVVSANAYTGTTTFPQAAQQVVQERNQRGDAKVRYWYYDDPGLDRLGCDWHFSLRDHRLIAGLLTDYVATLPLGW; encoded by the coding sequence ATGCTCCCCCGAGCCAGTTCTCCCCCGCGCGGCCGCCGCGGGTCCCTGCCGGCGCTCGTCATCGCGGCCACCGCCGCCGTGACCGCCGTCGCCACCCTCGGCACCCTCCCCGCGCAGGCCGCACCCGGCTGCCGCGTCACCTACCAGGTCGGCAGCCAGTGGCAGGGCGGCTTCAGCGCGACCGTGAACCTCACCAACCTCGGGGACCCGGTCACCTCCTGGCGGCTGACCTGGTCGTTCGCCGCCGGGCAGCGGGTCACCCAGCTGTGGAACGGCACCGCGACCCAGTCGGGGGCGCAGGTGTCGGTGGACAACGCGGGCTGGAACGGCAACCTGGGCACCGGCGCGAGCGCCGGGCTCGGCTTCACCGGCTCGTGGAACAACTCCGCCAACCCCCTGCCCACCGACTTCGCCCTCAACGGCCACCGGTGCAACGGGCCCGTCACCACCACCACGACGACGACCACCACGACCACCAGCACGCCGGACCCGCTCACCCGCGTCCACACCGCGGGCCGCGTCAAGGCCACCACCGGCGCGCTCCAGTACACCTGGCCCGGCGTCTACTTCGAGGGCCGCTTCCGGGGCACCGGCGTGGGCATCGCGCTCGACGACGCCGAGAACGACTACGACGTCCAGGTCGACGGCGCCACCGTCGCCACGCTGGTCACCCCGGGCCGCACCACCCACTGGGTCAACGGCCTGACCAACGCCGAGCACACCGTGCGCCTGGTCAAGCGCACCGAGAGCCCGTGGGCCCCGGGCCGGTTCGGCGGCTTCACCGCCGCGCCCGGCGGCGAACTGCTCGCCAAGCCCGCCGCCCGCACCAGGCAGGTCGAGTTCATCGGCGACTCGCTGACCGCCGGCTACGGCAACACCTCCACCACCCGCGACTGCTCGGCCAACGGCGGCGTCAACCGCAACACCAACGCCGACCTGAGCTTCGGCGCCCTGGCCGCCCGCGGCCTCGGCGCGGACTACCAGCTCAACGCCCACTCCGGCCGCGGCATGGTGCGCAACTACAACGGCGGCGACCCCGGCACCGACTACCGCACCTACTACGACCGGGGCCTGCAGAACGTCGCCGGCGACGTGTGGCAGAACCCCGGCACGTGGCGGCCCCAGCTGATCGTGATCGGCCTGGGCGCCAACGACTTCTCCACCGCCATCAACCCCGGCGAGCCGTGGACCCCGGACAGCCTGGTGGCCGCCTACAAGACCGCCTACCTGGGCTTCATCGACAAGCTCCGCGCCCGGTACGGCCCCGACGCCACCATCGTGGTCAGCGCCAACGCCTACACCGGCACCACGACGTTCCCGCAGGCCGCCCAGCAGGTCGTGCAGGAGCGCAACCAGCGCGGCGACGCCAAGGTCCGCTACTGGTACTACGACGACCCCGGCCTGGACCGCCTGGGCTGCGACTGGCACTTCTCGCTGCGCGACCACCGCCTCATCGCCGGCCTGCTCACCGACTACGTCGCCACCCTGCCGCTCGGCTGGTGA
- a CDS encoding glucuronyl esterase domain-containing protein translates to MIRSGRFRIRSAVVVVATAALAATGALATAAANTGTTAQVDDVVAAAVEDEGADCPVALPGSTPSNSRLPDPFTRLNGTRITSRSDWRCRRAEIREMAERYVYGDKPAKPATVTGTVSGSSITVNVSHNGRTASFSAGVQLPSGTGPFPAVLVVGGFGADTATIRAAGAAVISYDPIAVGREGTGRANKQGAFYSIYGNTSTTGLLAAWAWGASRIIDVIEASGGTTLRADGVGVTGCSRYGKAAFSVGVLDQRIALTMPIESGTAGLPIYRGVNAEGGQTLASAYGEQPWFGDAFGSYTNNPNALPLDTHELVAMVAPRGLFIMDNPHIANLGPRSASVAALGGAEVYKALGAGNNILYHSNVSDGTHCATRSEWRTPLQQAIGKFLRNTGSFTGGITMHSKATGNLSQWRDWTTPTLTDGTTTTTTTSTTTTTTTTTDTTPTTPTTPTNPAGGCTASVSVNQWNGGFVAAVRVTAGSSPVSGWTVSMTLPPGATITSAWNANRSGNSGAVDFTNVSFNGSVAAGQSTEFGYQATGTGAGMTPTCSAR, encoded by the coding sequence ATGATCAGATCGGGCCGCTTCAGGATTCGCTCGGCAGTGGTCGTGGTGGCGACGGCGGCGCTGGCCGCGACCGGTGCGCTGGCGACAGCGGCGGCGAACACCGGGACCACGGCGCAGGTCGACGACGTGGTGGCCGCGGCGGTGGAGGACGAGGGTGCCGACTGCCCGGTCGCACTGCCCGGTTCGACCCCCTCGAACTCGCGCCTGCCCGACCCCTTCACCCGCCTCAACGGCACCCGCATCACGTCGAGGTCCGACTGGCGCTGCCGACGCGCGGAGATCCGCGAGATGGCCGAGCGGTACGTCTACGGCGACAAACCGGCCAAGCCCGCCACCGTCACCGGCACCGTGTCCGGTTCGAGCATCACGGTCAACGTCTCCCACAACGGGCGCACCGCCAGCTTCTCCGCCGGCGTACAACTCCCCAGCGGCACCGGCCCGTTCCCGGCCGTGCTGGTCGTCGGCGGCTTCGGCGCCGACACCGCCACCATCCGCGCCGCCGGCGCCGCCGTGATCAGCTACGACCCCATCGCGGTGGGCCGTGAGGGCACCGGACGCGCCAACAAGCAGGGCGCCTTCTACAGCATCTACGGCAACACCAGCACCACCGGCCTGCTCGCCGCCTGGGCGTGGGGCGCCAGCCGCATCATCGACGTCATCGAAGCCTCCGGCGGCACCACCCTGCGCGCCGACGGCGTCGGGGTGACCGGGTGTTCGCGCTACGGCAAGGCCGCCTTCTCCGTCGGCGTGCTCGACCAGCGCATCGCACTCACCATGCCCATCGAGTCCGGCACCGCCGGCCTGCCCATCTACCGGGGCGTCAACGCCGAGGGCGGGCAGACCCTGGCCAGCGCCTACGGCGAACAACCCTGGTTCGGCGACGCCTTCGGCTCCTACACGAACAACCCCAACGCCCTCCCCCTCGACACCCACGAGCTGGTGGCCATGGTCGCCCCCCGCGGCCTGTTCATCATGGACAACCCCCACATCGCCAACCTCGGACCGCGTTCGGCATCCGTGGCGGCGTTGGGCGGCGCCGAGGTCTACAAAGCACTGGGCGCGGGCAACAACATCCTCTACCACTCCAACGTCTCCGACGGCACCCACTGCGCCACCCGGTCGGAGTGGCGCACCCCGCTCCAGCAAGCCATCGGCAAGTTCCTCCGCAACACCGGCAGCTTCACCGGCGGCATCACCATGCACAGCAAGGCCACCGGCAACCTCTCCCAGTGGCGCGACTGGACCACCCCCACCCTGACCGACGGGACCACCACGACGACCACCACGAGCACCACCACGACGACCACCACCACCACTGACACGACCCCGACCACCCCGACCACGCCGACGAACCCGGCGGGCGGCTGCACGGCCTCGGTGTCGGTCAACCAGTGGAACGGCGGTTTCGTGGCCGCGGTCCGCGTCACCGCGGGCTCCTCGCCGGTCAGCGGCTGGACGGTGTCGATGACCCTGCCCCCGGGCGCGACCATCACCAGCGCGTGGAACGCCAACCGCAGCGGCAACTCCGGTGCGGTCGACTTCACGAACGTCAGCTTCAACGGCTCCGTCGCCGCGGGCCAGTCGACCGAGTTCGGCTACCAGGCCACCGGCACCGGCGCGGGCATGACCCCCACCTGCTCCGCCAGGTAG
- a CDS encoding MFS transporter — MSTTTSHTSPSCAFAPVETRTGPGPALPARVDCTTTTGHPEPVDGVPTSRVHLEVGVLVAAGVLHALGEVVQVAAAWSPAFEPAPEHAHGQYQGLFSTSTSAGLMAGSAVVALPAVDGGLAGRLALGGVFPVSSAALPLVVRDTDR, encoded by the coding sequence ATGAGCACAACCACGTCGCACACCTCGCCGTCCTGCGCCTTCGCGCCCGTCGAAACCCGGACCGGTCCCGGGCCGGCCCTGCCGGCCAGGGTCGACTGCACCACCACGACCGGGCACCCGGAACCCGTCGACGGCGTGCCGACTTCGCGGGTACACCTGGAGGTCGGCGTGCTCGTGGCGGCGGGGGTGCTGCACGCCCTCGGTGAGGTGGTGCAGGTGGCCGCCGCCTGGTCGCCGGCGTTCGAGCCGGCGCCGGAGCACGCGCACGGGCAGTACCAGGGCTTGTTCAGCACCAGCACCTCGGCGGGGCTCATGGCGGGGTCGGCGGTGGTGGCGCTGCCGGCGGTGGACGGCGGTCTCGCCGGCCGGCTCGCGCTGGGCGGGGTCTTCCCGGTCTCCTCGGCGGCGCTGCCGCTGGTCGTGCGCGACACCGACCGCTGA